In one window of Brassica rapa cultivar Chiifu-401-42 chromosome A07, CAAS_Brap_v3.01, whole genome shotgun sequence DNA:
- the LOC103832355 gene encoding alpha-1,3/1,6-mannosyltransferase ALG2 — protein sequence MAKRKEGSKKMNIAIIHPDLGIGGAERLIVDAAVELASQGHKVHVFTSHHDKSRCFEETLSGIFQVTVYGSFLPRHIFYRLHAVCAYLRCLFVALCVLLGWSSFDVVLADQVSVVVPLLKLKRSSKVVFYCHFPDLLLAKHTTALRRMYRKPIDFLEEQTTGMADMILVNSNFTASTFAKTFKRLHGRGSRPAVLYPAVNIDQFIEPHTYKLNFLSINRFEKKKNIDLAVSAFAILCKHKLTLSDDVTLTVAGGYDERLKENVEYLEELKSLAEKEGVSNRVNFITSCSTAERNELLSSCLCVLYTPTDEHFGIVPLEAMAAYKPVIACNSGGPVETVKSGATGYLCEPSPEDFSSAMAKFVEDPELARRMGSEARKHVVESFSAKTFGEKLNQYLVDVVSSPKED from the exons ATGGCGAAGAGAAAAGAAGGTTCGAAGAAGATGAACATCGCCATCATACATCCAGATCTTGGAATCG GTGGAGCAGAGAGATTGATCGTCGATGCGGCGGTTGAGCTTGCCTCGCAGGGTCATAAAGTTCACGTCTTCACCTCTCACCACGACAAATCTCGATGCTTCGAGGAAACTCTCTCTG GAATCTTTCAAGTTACAGTGTATGGTTCTTTCCTGCCACGTCATATCTTCTACCGTCTACACGCGGTTTGTGCGTACCTGAGGTGCTTGTTCGTTGCTCTTTGTGTTCTCTTGGGATGGTCTTCCTTCGACGTTGTACTAGCTGACCAGGTCTCAGTCGTTGTCCCGTTGCTGAAACTCAAAAGATCATCAAAG GTTGTGTTCTACTGCCACTTCCCGGATCTCTTGTTAGCTAAGCATACAACTGCACTTAGGAGGATGTATCGGAAACCCATTGACTTTCTCGAAGAACAAACCACAGGAATGGCTGATATGATCCTTGTTAACAGCAACTTCACAGCGTCGACATTTGCAAAAACGTTTAAGCGTCTTCACGGACGAGGAAGCCGCCCTGCTGTTCTTTACCCTGCAGTCAATATCGATCAGTTCATTGAACCACACACTTATAA GTTGAATTTTCTCTCTATAAACCGgtttgagaagaagaagaacatcgATCTAGCTGTTTCAGCTTTTGCTATCTTATGCAAACATAAGCTAACACTGAGTGATGATGTTACCCTCACCGTTGCTG GTGGATATGACGAGAGACTGAAAGAGAATGTAGAGTACTTGGAGGAGCTGAAAAGCTTAGCGGAGAAAGAAGGAGTTTCTAACCGAGTAAACTTCATCACATCTTGTTCAACAGCCGAAAGAAACGAGCTTCTCTCTTCCTGCTTGTGCGTCCTCTACACACCAACG GATGAGCATTTCGGTATAGTTCCGTTAGAAGCGATGGCTGCGTACAAGCCTGTGATAGCCTGCAACAGCGGTGGCCCCGTGGAGACGGTGAAGAGTGGAGCAACAGGGTATCTCTGTGAACCGAGTCCAGAAGATTTCAGTTCGGCGATGGCTAAGTTCGTCGAGGATCCTGAGCTTGCGAGGAGAATGGGAAGTGAAGCGAGGAAGCATGTGGTTGAGTCATTCTCTGCGAAGACGTTTGGAGAGAAGTTGAATCAGTATCTAGTTGATGTAGTATCAAGTCCTAAAGAAGACTGA
- the LOC103832360 gene encoding importin subunit alpha-6 isoform X1 produces the protein MCRGIITYRLNTLRQIADGVILSDDDIALLRQAIRKLKLWVTPRDAPVDDIVQTGIVPRLVQLFNVDDFPDRFEALLILGYLTRSGNTTLLINSNVLPLFLGHLHSDRDREEQRLLAVWALGNIAKYPQGLAHVLDSSFMEFILSQFNGHIYIYSSYFLCKPRKLIILIIIVVMRGWLITMLLCPLFII, from the exons ATGTGTCGAGGAATCATAACCTACAGG CTCAACACCTTACGCCAGATTGCCGATGGTGTAATATTGTCAGATGATGACATAGCTCTACTACGGCAGGCCATTCGTAAACTCAAGTTGTGGGTTACTCCTCGTGATGCTCCTGTTGATGATATAGTTCAGACTGGCATTGTTCCCAGACTTGTGCAGCTTTTCAACGTCGATGACTTCCCGGATAGG TTTGAAGCACTTTTAATACTCGGGTACCTGACTCGCTCCGGGAACACGACTCTGCTTATCAACAGCAATGTACTTCCGCTGTTTCTCGGCCATCTCCACTCTGATAGGGATAGGGAGGAACAACGTTTACTG GCTGTTTGGGCATTGGGTAACATTGCCAAGTACCCTCAAGGTCTTGCGCATGTCCTGGACTCTAGTTTCATGGAGTTTATTCTGTCTCAATTCAAtgggcatatatatatatatagttcctATTTTTTATGTAAACCTCGAAAATTGATAATTCTCATTATTATTGTAGTAATGAGAGGTTGGTTAATCACTATGCTTCTCTGTCCACTTTTCATAATATAA
- the LOC103832357 gene encoding protein LIGHT-DEPENDENT SHORT HYPOCOTYLS 7 — protein MASPSNKGKGITEGSSSQSQPQPQPQAQPQPLPNPPALSRYESQKRRDWNTFCQYLRNQQPPVHISQCGSNHILDFLQYLDQFGKTKVHVHGCVFFGQVEPAGQCNCPLKQAWGSLDALIGRLRAAYEENGGLPERNPFAGGGIRVFLREVRDSQAKARGVPYKKRKKKKRNPMKSGHGTTGTSSSNLPS, from the coding sequence ATGGCTAGTCCTAGCAACAAAGGCAAAGGCATAACCGAAGGATCATCTTCTCAATCTCAACCGCAACCACAACCACAAGCGCAACCACAACCACTTCCTAACCCACCAGCGTTAAGCCGGTACGAGTCACAGAAACGGCGAGACTGGAACACGTTTTGTCAATACCTTCGTAACCAGCAACCACCGGTTCACATCTCACAGTGCGGTTCGAACCACATCCTAGACTTCCTACAGTATCTTGACCAGTTCGGAAAGACAAAAGTTCATGTCCATGGATGCGTTTTTTTCGGACAAGTTGAGCCGGCGGGACAGTGCAACTGTCCTCTAAAGCAAGCGTGGGGGAGTTTAGATGCTTTGATCGGACGGCTGAGAGCGGCTTACGAGGAGAACGGAGGGTTGCCGGAGAGAAACCCGTTTGCCGGCGGCGGAATTAGGGTTTTTCTTAGGGAAGTGAGAGATTCACAGGCCAAGGCAAGAGGAGTTCCGTacaagaaaaggaagaagaagaagaggaatcCTATGAAGAGTGGACATGGTACTACAGGGACTAGTAGCTCCAACTTGCCATCTTAG
- the LOC103832358 gene encoding EP1-like glycoprotein 2, with protein sequence MLRFLIVALAIATVSVVTAQVPPEKQFRVVNNDEFGDYITEYDASYRFITSPNASFFTRPFQLLFYNTTPSAYVLALRVGLRSEESLMRWIWDANRNNPVGENATLSLGRNGNLVLAESNGQVKWQTNTANKGVTGFEILPNGNIVLHDKNGKFVWQSFDHPTDTLLTGQSLKVNGVNKLVSRKSDMDGSDGPYSMVLDNKGLTMYVNKTGQPLVYGGWPNHDFRGTVTFAVRREFDNLTEPSAYELLLEPAPQPTTTTNPGNNRRLLQSRPIGSGDGTLNLNKINYNGTISYLRLGSDGSLKAFSWFDPATYLTWEESFSFFSTYFVRQCGLPSFCGDYGYCDRGMCVACPTPKGLLGWSDQCSAPKTTQFCNGGKGKAVNYYKIVGVEHFTGPYVNDGQGPTSVSDCKAKCDRDCKCLGYFYKEKDKKCLLAPLLGTLIKDANTSSVAYIKY encoded by the exons ATGCTTCGGTTTCTAATCGTGGCACTTGCCATTGCCACTGTTTCAGTGGTCACAGCCCAAGTCCCACCAGAGAAACAGTTCAGAGTCGTAAACAACGACGAGTTCGGCGACTACATCACCGAGTACGACGCTAGCTACAGATTCATCACCTCACCCAACGCGAGCTTCTTCACAAGACCGTTCCAGCTCTTGTTCTACAACACTACCCCTAGCGCCTACGTCTTAGCCCTCCGTGTCGGACTCAGAAGCGAGGAGTCACTTATGCGATGGATCTGGGACGCAAACCGTAACAACCCCGTCGGTGAAAACGCAACTCTCTCGCTCGGCCGCAACGGTAACCTAGTCCTCGCCGAGTCAAACGGCCAAGTCAAGTGGCAGACCAACACTGCCAACAAAGGCGTCACTGGTTTCGAAATCTTACCCAACGGCAACATCGTGTTACACGACAAAAACGGTAAGTTCGTTTGGCAGAGTTTCGACCACCCCACCGACACACTCCTCACCGGACAGTCGCTTAAAGTCAACGGAGTTAACAAACTCGTCAGCCGTAAATCCGACATGGACGGTTCAGATGGTCCGTACAGTATGGTTCTTGACAACAAAGGCTTAACCATGTACGTTAACAAAACAGGTCAGCCGTTAGTATACGGTGGATGGCCCAACCACGACTTCCGCGGAACCGTAACGTTTGCCGTTAGAAGGGAGTTCGACAACTTAACGGAGCCGTCAGCTTATGAGCTCCTCCTGGAACCCGCACCACAACCAACAACGACAACTAATCCAG GTAACAACCGCCGGTTACTTCAATCCCGACCCATCGGAAGCGGAGATGGAACTCTTAACCTGAACAAAATCAACTACAACGGAACCATCTCGTACCTCAGACTCGGCTCCGACGGTAGCCTCAAGGCCTTCTCATGGTTCGACCCAGCAACGTACCTCACATGGGAAGAgtccttctctttcttctccacTTACTTCGTCCGCCAATGCGGCTTACCCTCGTTCTGCGGAGACTACGGTTACTGCGACCGTGGAATGTGCGTTGCGTGCCCTACACCCAAAGGGTTACTAGGGTGGAGCGACCAATGCTCAGCACCTAAAACGACACAGTTTTGTAATGGAGGCAAAGGTAAGGCCGTGAATTACTACAAGATCGTCGGTGTTGAGCATTTTACTGGGCCTTATGTTAATGATGGACAAGGCCCAACTTCTGTGAGCGATTGTAAGGCTAAGTGTGATCGTGATTGCAAGTGTTTGGGTTACTTCTATAAGGAGAAGGACAAGAAATGTTTGCTTGCTCCTCTTCTTGGTACGCTCATCAAAGACGCCAACACTTCTTCTGTTGCTTACATTAAGTATTAG
- the LOC103832360 gene encoding importin subunit alpha-6 isoform X2, protein MCRGIITYRLNTLRQIADGVILSDDDIALLRQAIRKLKLWVTPRDAPVDDIVQTGIVPRLVQLFNVDDFPDRFEALLILGYLTRSGNTTLLINSNVLPLFLGHLHSDRDREEQRLLAVWALGNIAKYPQVMRGWLITMLLCPLFII, encoded by the exons ATGTGTCGAGGAATCATAACCTACAGG CTCAACACCTTACGCCAGATTGCCGATGGTGTAATATTGTCAGATGATGACATAGCTCTACTACGGCAGGCCATTCGTAAACTCAAGTTGTGGGTTACTCCTCGTGATGCTCCTGTTGATGATATAGTTCAGACTGGCATTGTTCCCAGACTTGTGCAGCTTTTCAACGTCGATGACTTCCCGGATAGG TTTGAAGCACTTTTAATACTCGGGTACCTGACTCGCTCCGGGAACACGACTCTGCTTATCAACAGCAATGTACTTCCGCTGTTTCTCGGCCATCTCCACTCTGATAGGGATAGGGAGGAACAACGTTTACTG GCTGTTTGGGCATTGGGTAACATTGCCAAGTACCCTCAAG TAATGAGAGGTTGGTTAATCACTATGCTTCTCTGTCCACTTTTCATAATATAA
- the LOC103832359 gene encoding V-type proton ATPase catalytic subunit A isoform X3: MTHRVALPPDAMGKITYLAPAGQYSLKDTVLELEFQGVKKSYTMLQRVLDAIFPSVLGGTCAIPGAFGCDKTVISQAFSKIILRFFSSDVSLDLLPLLSAFLMMHQRRVSRPARSTDFYSISADFPEFSNKDKTLVFLLFSVKHEQKLDCGGGYMKLLIGHVDQKKFGGDTPIHTSS, from the exons ATGACACACCGCGTTGCCCTTCCTCCTGATGCCATGGGGAAGATCACTTACCTTGCTCCTGCTGGTCAATACTCCCTTAAG GATACAGTGCTAGAGCTTGAATTCCAGGGGGTTAAGAAGTCATACACCATGCTTCAG CGTGTCCTTGATGCTATTTTCCCTTCGGTTCTTGGTGGAACTTGTGCTATTCCTGGTGCTTTTGGCTGTGATAAAACCGTTATCAGTCAGGCATTTTCCAAG ATAATCTTGCGGTTCTTCTCGTCGGATGTCAGTCTTGATTTGTTGCCTTTGTTGTCTGCCTTCCTAATGATGCATCAGAGAAGG GTATCCAGACCAGCCAGGAGTACAGATTTTTATTCTATTTCAGCTGACTTCCCTGAATTCAGTAACAAGGACAAAACTCTAGTATTCCTCCTATTCTCAGTCAAGCACGAGCAAAAGCTTGACTGTGGTGGTGGCTACATGAAGCTGCTCATTGGTCATGTTGACCAGAAGAAGTTTGGTGGAGACACCCCCATCCATACAT CTTCATGA
- the LOC103832359 gene encoding V-type proton ATPase catalytic subunit A isoform X2, whose product MIVKHNFWVQTVFENTLMTHRVALPPDAMGKITYLAPAGQYSLKDTVLELEFQGVKKSYTMLQRVLDAIFPSVLGGTCAIPGAFGCDKTVISQAFSKIILRFFSSDVSLDLLPLLSAFLMMHQRRVSRPARSTDFYSISADFPEFSNKDKTLVFLLFSVKHEQKLDCGGGYMKLLIGHVDQKKFGGDTPIHTSS is encoded by the exons ATGATAGTCAAACATAACTTTTGGGTGCAGACCGTCTTCGAGAACACTTTGATGACACACCGCGTTGCCCTTCCTCCTGATGCCATGGGGAAGATCACTTACCTTGCTCCTGCTGGTCAATACTCCCTTAAG GATACAGTGCTAGAGCTTGAATTCCAGGGGGTTAAGAAGTCATACACCATGCTTCAG CGTGTCCTTGATGCTATTTTCCCTTCGGTTCTTGGTGGAACTTGTGCTATTCCTGGTGCTTTTGGCTGTGATAAAACCGTTATCAGTCAGGCATTTTCCAAG ATAATCTTGCGGTTCTTCTCGTCGGATGTCAGTCTTGATTTGTTGCCTTTGTTGTCTGCCTTCCTAATGATGCATCAGAGAAGG GTATCCAGACCAGCCAGGAGTACAGATTTTTATTCTATTTCAGCTGACTTCCCTGAATTCAGTAACAAGGACAAAACTCTAGTATTCCTCCTATTCTCAGTCAAGCACGAGCAAAAGCTTGACTGTGGTGGTGGCTACATGAAGCTGCTCATTGGTCATGTTGACCAGAAGAAGTTTGGTGGAGACACCCCCATCCATACAT CTTCATGA
- the LOC103832359 gene encoding V-type proton ATPase catalytic subunit A isoform X1 produces MILFFQHTSLFLWSLDQEYWDFGWIQTVFENTLMTHRVALPPDAMGKITYLAPAGQYSLKDTVLELEFQGVKKSYTMLQRVLDAIFPSVLGGTCAIPGAFGCDKTVISQAFSKIILRFFSSDVSLDLLPLLSAFLMMHQRRVSRPARSTDFYSISADFPEFSNKDKTLVFLLFSVKHEQKLDCGGGYMKLLIGHVDQKKFGGDTPIHTSS; encoded by the exons ATGATCCTGTTCTTCCAACACACAAG cCTCTTTCTGTGGAGCTTGGACCAGGAATATTGGGATTTCGGTTGGATT CAGACCGTCTTCGAGAACACTTTGATGACACACCGCGTTGCCCTTCCTCCTGATGCCATGGGGAAGATCACTTACCTTGCTCCTGCTGGTCAATACTCCCTTAAG GATACAGTGCTAGAGCTTGAATTCCAGGGGGTTAAGAAGTCATACACCATGCTTCAG CGTGTCCTTGATGCTATTTTCCCTTCGGTTCTTGGTGGAACTTGTGCTATTCCTGGTGCTTTTGGCTGTGATAAAACCGTTATCAGTCAGGCATTTTCCAAG ATAATCTTGCGGTTCTTCTCGTCGGATGTCAGTCTTGATTTGTTGCCTTTGTTGTCTGCCTTCCTAATGATGCATCAGAGAAGG GTATCCAGACCAGCCAGGAGTACAGATTTTTATTCTATTTCAGCTGACTTCCCTGAATTCAGTAACAAGGACAAAACTCTAGTATTCCTCCTATTCTCAGTCAAGCACGAGCAAAAGCTTGACTGTGGTGGTGGCTACATGAAGCTGCTCATTGGTCATGTTGACCAGAAGAAGTTTGGTGGAGACACCCCCATCCATACAT CTTCATGA